The DNA sequence taaaagtaATTTAATAAAATGCTAACATTTGAACTAaactatttaaataatatttaaactatTCTAGACATTAGACACATATAAATTAGAGTAATTCTTGTAACGATAATCAACTGAAATAATGTCATCAACTTAAACATTTAGAATTCGTGCAAATTTAAAGTATCTTCTTGTTAAATAAGCTTCATCATCCgctatttaattatataatatggCAAGGTATAGAATAAGCACACCGAAAAATAAATTGACCTTTAATTCCATCATCAATGACATTGCATTGGTACAAAAAAGGTGGTAGTTTCtggaaaaaaaatcataatatgttataaaaatattttgattatgAAAAgtttaaaagaagaaaatttaaacataatATCAATATTTGAAATTGCATCTCCACTTTGAAAATTTGGTGGCACACGTAAAAAGCATGTAGAGTATGGAATTTGAATTTGGCCTATAAAGTTCCTTAGAAGTAGTTGCTCAATTAAAAGTCGAGCTCCTCCTAAGAAAACTAACATTAATCACATTCCATTAGATTTGTCATAATATATGAGTAGATCCAAccatttttcaataaaatagaGTTTACTGACCATTCGTTGAACTCTTACATCCATGTAAATAGAACCCGGATTAGTGAATATAATTCGAGGAAATATTTGATAGATGTGGTGCATTGTAAATGATTGCAAAAAAGAATAATTACGTTGGTAAGGTTAGATGGAAAAAAAAGCTCAAGTAAGAACAATAatcaaattatcaaaagaataataGAATGTACATTAATAAGATATCGTAAAAAGTTATAGGTTATACCTTTAAAGAATCAATTTCGATGAAAAACGAAGAATATATTCTTGTCGTGTAAAGTTAGACTCATAAACCTCGTATATGGTATTATATATAACCTTTAGTATATCAATTTATGTGTTATTAATACACATGTGCATAATATATCAATTTATGTGTTATTAatgtaaatataatataaatactaattatattataattattgacAATTAGAATGATTGATgattaatataattagaatgattgataatttgtttaattattcattaaatattgattttcaTATCATTATAAGGAagtattttcttaaaataagatgagaagagagagatgttattaatataaatatcaTATAAATGCTAATTATGTATAATTGAAAAGTAGTATAATTAGAATGATTGATAATAAAAATGATtgataattagtataattatttattaaatactgATTTcatataattacaaaaattatatctttttaaaataaattgaagaGGGAGAGGTATGCATACTAATACCAAAATACATCACAACAATATTTTTAGTATTAGAATACTAtctgttttaaaaaatataatgatttaaaaaatcagaaaaaataaaagatagaaCAAGTTTATCATCGTCTTATTTTTTACACTCCAAACACAAACATAAAACAAGCTTTATTAAAACCATAAAATGTATAGAAAGGTCAAAAGCCAAGCGTTAGTAAGATAGaaggttaagtatgattttgatcCTTAAGGTaaggaaaatttttttttttgttttcaatcttttttttttcattcgaattcatccctaaaatttaacttgattttaaaatcgtcattCGAACTAAAATACCCCTCCCATTCTTCACCAAAAtccttattttctatttttctttttctttttctctatcaCAGCAtcacctctttttcttttttcttctttttcatcaaaGCATCagcaacaacaaaaataaaacaatgtaataaacataaaaaaaagcaaaaataaaaataaaaaataaatctgtATAATCTCTATCACTATCTCCCTCAACTCcaaagaacaaaaacaacaaaagaaactaAAGTAGAAGCAACTAGAagcatcaacaacaacaatgaataaTAGACTCAGAGTCAGAAGCAGAAGAAGCAGAAGCAAAATAACCATAGAAGTAGAATAGAATTAgaatcaacaataataatagaaTCAGAAATAATGTaattaacaaaatcaacaaaTCAAAAGCAGAATTAGAACCCTAGGGAGGACCAGCGGTGAGGACGCGAAGTTGTGGCAAGGACGCGAAGCACAGCTGTGAGGATGCGAAGTACAACGGCAAGTGACGAGGAGCAGCGGCGACTGGTGAGGAGCAGCGACGACCAGCGAGGAGGAGGAGCAGAAATGGCGAGCGACATGCGACGTCCACCCTCACGGATCTGTTGGCGTCGACGTCGAATGTTGGCGTCGACGTCCATCTGTCCCTCGCccttcccctttcttcttcccctCGTCTGTCTCTCGCCCTTCCTCTTCTCCCTTCTTCGTCTTTTCCTCTGgccttctcccttcttcttcttcttcttcttcttcttcttctttttcctttctgTCCTTTCCCCTTTTTCCGTGTTCTCTttcgttttttctttttttttatatattttttaattatgggtagtttagtaataaaaattaaaattttgatgaGAAAGACGATTTTAAGACTAAATTAAACTTTAAGGACgttttatatacaaaaaaaagttagagataaaaaaatttttcggCTTAAATCGTACCTAACCCTAAAATACAAAAACACATTTTTGGAATGGTGTCAAACTAATTGGAGTTGATTTGGAAGGTTATATAAATTAGAATCAACTGGAAAACCGCAAATaacttttataaatttttggTACTTCATGTGCCTATAAAACATATGTTATGGGAAACGAAATGTGTCTTCGGTGTTAAATTTGCATAAACTTATactctaaatatttttaatcaggGTTGTTTATCTTGATATTATCCAGGGGGTGTAGCTCATAAGGTAGAGCGCTCGCTTCGCATGCGAGAGGCACGGGGTTCGATTCCCCGCACCTCCATTTTCTTAACCTTTTTGTTATTGAAAAGATCCAACGGCCGAAAAAGTTCGTTATCCAATTTTGCAGCACGGACTCTCACTCAAGTTTCACTCCCCACAAAAATCCTGACAGCCCCTCGTTCCTCATCTCATCATTGCATACCAACAAACATCAACCCCCGCCCCCATAACCGCCACTTGCTTCAAAACCAACCTTAGCTTCGCCCCGGTCCTACTAGAAGATTCCCGTTATGACACTGAACTTGTGCTCTCCATGCTTCTCTCGCCTCCTCCTTCATCACTCTTCTTCTCCGCTCAACAAACTCCCCGAAACCTGTGCAAACCACAGCTCCAACACTCTTCTTCCAACTCTCGTCTTCTCCTCTTCTCCGTTTCTTCCCTTCACTTCCAACAACCTTTCCAGGGCTTCCCTCAGTGAAAGCCACAATGAGATTTCTCAGGATGCCGGCCAGCTCGATCACTACCAGCTCCTCCTCCGAGTCGCCGCCTCTGCCAAAGACGCCGATGATGCCTTGCTCATGATCGCACAAAACTCTTCAAGAAACGGAGGCGGCGTCGTTTCCGCGGACGATTCTTCCACCATCATCTCCGCCGCGCTTCAGCGGAACAATTCCGAGCTCGCGTTGTCCATTTTCTATGCCATGCGCTCAAGTCTCGATTCAGGTCACGAATGCTTCCATCGctatatctttcttttctttaagCTTAATTTCTCCTTTAATTTTAGCTCATTTCACACTGTATAGTATTatcctttaatttcttttaacaATGAAAGAAGATGAAGTTCATGTTGCTGCTGAAACCTGAGAGGTTATTTTgctgaagaagcctttttattGTGGTGTTGTTGTGTATTCATTGTGTCGTCTTTGCTTAGCGTTTAGCTGCAATTTAATGATACTTGCTTGCTTTATGATCAGTTGGCGGGAATGGACCTTTTGTTGAGGGATGGAAGTGGTCGAGGCCAAATGCACATGTATATACGATCTTGATTCAGGGTTTGGCGGCATCTCTGAGGGTTTCTGATGCCCTTAGGGTGCTCAAATATATCTGTGAGGTTGGGGTATCCCCTGGTGAGGAGGTATGGTTAAGCACTTATATCCTCCAACGTCTTTCACTGCTTTATTTATGGTTCTGCATTCTTACTAATTTATACACGTGCATGTGATATATTCGGCTCTTGAATTTGTTTCACTGATGTAAATTTCATTTATATATTGTTGTATATTCCTTTTATCTTATCACAGGTCCGATTTGGAAAGGTAGTGAGGTGTCCTAGTTGTCAGATAGCTGTTGCAGTTGCACAGCCACAACAAGGTATTCAGGTAACTCCATGTCAACTGTGAATTTATGATGCCCATAACCGGTTTTAGGGTACGGATGCAATCATTTTGAGTGGCAGACATATTGATGATTTCATTGGTTATTTGAATTATGATACATGGTACTTGTATTATTGCTTTGATCAATACACGCAGACAGTTTATTGATCCTTCTTTCTGTAGAGTAGAGATCTTGATGTTCTGTAAAATATACGGGCCACAAATAATGGAATAAGTCAAGGATGAGTCAATATCTGTCTAATCACCAAATAAATTGTGTATCCCTACCACCCATGGGATctgtaaaaactaaaaagaaaactCGGCTACTAAAACTTCTTGCCAAACCTTCATGCCTGCTATGATGACATTAAGGCCAAACTTATATGACAAGAGCAAGTGAAGTAATGTTATGCTATATAGGCCTTGATTGACATCTGTCTATTAGTCAAATTCTGGATAGATCTCGTATGATTACGACTCTTGATCTTTGTGATAGTTATAAGGTGTATATGGACAATTCTTCTGCAGATTGTATCTTGTTCAAAGTGTCGCTACCAGTATGAGCTTGTTTCAGGTGACATAGTTAGTATTCAGTCAGAAGAAATCAGGTTGGTATCGTCctcttttttctttccctttgATTTTACTTTTAGTTAGGATATATGTAATCTTTTTGTTGGATGATTTGAGTTTTTATAAACTTTTGTATTTTCTATATTTGCTGCTCGAAGCACCATACATGAGCCATTCAATATCATCTTTTTTCTTCCCGTTTTATTTTTGGTATAACCAGTGTCTGAGTGTCTGTCTCTTAAGTTAATATAATGCTATGTATGTGCATGGTGTTGATCATGGAATATTCACTTTTTCTAAGGATCTCCTCCTGCCGAACGCAGCATGGACATTACAGCGTGGGAAAGGGGGTTAAGATTCctgaaattgaagaagcaaaGCATTCCTGCGGCTGTTCACTCTATGGTGGTATATACCCTCCACTCACCTTTGAGTCTTTGACATCTAATGTTGGCGTCTTTCTCTGATTAATGCAAGAGTTGTAATCGAGGACCTATATATGACTTGTGTATAAGTGGGTTAGTCATCCGAGAGAAGCCATTTAAACAACAGACACCTTACCTATAGCTTCCATGACATACAAATACATGCTCATTGTTCAAGTAGTAAAACTTTCACTGCAAACAATTATTGAGTTAAATCTCAAAGTAGTCTCTGAAGTTGCACTCGAGTCTTAAAGTAATTCCTGAAGTTAATAATTGCCCAAATTTATCCTCGAAGTTGCACTCTAAGACTCATAGTAGTCGTTGAGACATTTTCCATTCATCGGAACCttgaaacgacgtcgttttgaagaaaaaaaaagattagaaAAACATTGTcgttttatattaaaaaaaaatccccttcttcttcaattctcttcttcttcttcaacagatcacaaaaataaaaaccaacACAAAATATCACAAAAAAACCAACATTAATCAGAAAAGATCAAATAACTTAAATAGCAAGCATCAATCAATCTAAACAGTAACAAGCGAAAAAATagcaacaataaaaaaaaactaataattataaaatagaaaacaactaaaattaatcattGTTGTTATATTGAAACAGGATCAGCAGCAACAATCACCAAGAAGATTAAAGAACAATGATTGAATAactaaaaaacttaaaaaataaatcattatGGCTGAGAGAGAGAATTGTGCCAGAGCGAAGATGGAGGCTGGCGAGCGGCGCAACGATGAGAGAGAAGGTTGAGGCTTTGTGTGAGTGTGAGAGATTAGGTTGGGGTGGGGGATGAGCGGCGCGACACTGAAACGGAGGCTGGCGAGACGCGACGACAACGAGGGTTAACAAGAGCTCTTGTGAGTATGAGAGTATAGTTGGGGAGGGGGAAGGCGTCAGGTTGGGAAGAAGAAGGAAATGGGGAAGGACCTCAGGTTGAGGAAGCAGAAGAgcaagaaaaaggaaaagaacgTTAGGTTGGGGAAGCAGAAGAGGAAGGGGAAGGGTTGGGGGAGGGGAGGGGAAGGGGAAAGGAACGGGTTGGGGATTTTGGGAGGAGacgtttttctatgctttttcttttatcttttatctttcttttctttttttaaaacaaCGTGGTTTTACGGTTCTAATGAAAGAAAAATGCCTCAAAGGCTACTTTGAAACTTAACTCAACAATTAACCATGCAAAGGTTATTTTGATGCAAGATTTTTGTTATTTcaacatttcttttctttttatctacTTTTTACAATGTTGCAAGCCTGTCATGAAAATATGTCATATAAAAGCGAGCTCTTAGATTTGAGAAACTATTGCTtgaatttcttaatttttaaaacaaaaaattgttGCTATAATTCTTTTTATGATGGTTTACTTCTATGTCTCTTTCCACCTATAACTTTCCTGCCATTTAGGTGCAAACCCCTTCTGGTATGGCTCGCACCCACAGATTTGCAACCGAGACGGTTGATATTCCAGCACAAGAAGGTGAAAGGGTAACAGTTGCGGTGGCAGCTCCATTAAATGTATATAGAAAGGTGGGGCTCTTTAAATTTAGCCCAAGGGCCCCTGATCTCTATCCTGGCGAGGCTATGTGCATAACAAACCACAAAGATGGGCGAGAATCAATTCTGTTAAGAGCCCCAACAAAAGAAGGAAATTCATCATTACTTAATCCCTCAGTCCTCTTTCCCCTTCTTGCTGTGTTTGCCACTGGTGATGCTGCCTCTGGACTTATTGACCCCGGCTTGCCCCAAGTCCTATCAGTTGTTGCAGTTTCATCGCTTGCTGTTGGAGCCACGTTAAATTCCGTAGTTTTTCCACAGTTGAAGCAGGTACTGCTGTTAGTTCATCAGTTTTGTTCCCATTGATAGATGCTTGTTTGCCTATCTTTTGTCTATCCAGTTTTACTTAAAAGAGGCAATCTTGTTGATGATGCTTATATTGTTGTTTCCCCTTTGAAAAGATAACTTAAAAATGGCAATGTGTCTGCAGTTGTTACTTTCACTCTTTTGGTGGTTTAAACTCTATCCACATCGGTTTGTGCTTTGTTTTTTTACTACTTGTCCTTGAATGTGAGAAATAGGAAACAAAAGGGTGCAACTTTTTTTAGTTCATGACTTGTGGGCTCCTTCGATGGAAGTTATTGCAATATGGAGGAATCAGTGTGGCTTGATTTCCCCTTATCTTAACTTTGCTTACATTACTCAATTATGAGGGTTCTCAAGAAGATATAATTAGTTCATCTGCTCTTTATTCTGTCCACCACAGCTTCCACAAGGGTCGGTTGAGGTTACTGCTATCAAACAACGACTTCTATCTCAGTATGATGTGATTCTGTCACGCATCAAAGACCTAAAAGAGGCTGCTGAAAAAGAGGTGTGCTACATTCATGATTTGAAATTAGCATGGTGATATATGATTTAATAATTCATACATAATCCAGTTTGAACCATCCTGCATGTTCGTGTGAATATTTTGCTGTAAAGAGGGAAAGATATAGTTATGTCTGACTATAATTTACATTATGTTGTAGAAAAATCATCCTGATTGAAAAGGAATGCAGAATGCTGAACTGAATCATCTAAATAATACACTAGCAATCTAATTATAAGTAACATATAGAAAATACTTGAATATGTCACAGTTTCCTCCAGAAATTGTCTGAGTACAGCTCATTgattgtatattttatttatcaccGAATAAAAGAGTGTGCGAAAATCTTTATTGAAAAAAGGCACTTTGTTTCCTATCCTTATGTGGATTTTTACCTGTACCAGTTATATTTACTTCCTCCTTTGTAGATCTGGATGTTAGCTCGAATGTGCCAACTCGAGAACAAAATTTCAGCTGTTGGAGAACCTTCTTATCGGTGAACTGTGAATCCGCAGCATCATAGATTCTTTGTTTCTGATATGTTCATGAAAtagtttttaaataaataaatatgttgTTGAAATAATCATTTTCTCCTCATTGACCATTTATGCAGGACTCGTAGAAGTAAAGTCAAAAGGGTGCGAGAGAGCCTGCAAAACTCCCTCAGGGGAAGGATTGAATTAATTGATAGCTATGCCAGGGTATGCTTCTCAGAAAAAAGTATAATGGGAAATATTTTCTCATCCTGAAACTATGTGGTAGTTCTCTGcaaaatttgaataaatatatGTGTTGAATGTTCTCTTTACCCAGATTTCTTCAATGATTGAAATTGAAGTGGAGATGGAAACAGATGTTCTTGCTGCTGAAACTGCTAGCAATGCGGTGAACCACTTAATCATCTCTTTATTTTTGGGCCATAATATCTCGCCAAAAACAGTTTAATTACCTAGCAGAGGGATGGTTGTTTTGCAGGATACTATCACAGAACAGATAGAGCAAATTATGGAGATGGAAAATCTGGAGGAGGTATATTCTCCTAAAATGCAAACCTCTTACCTGGATTTGTAGGAAAGAAAATTGGAATGGATCTTTTCATTAGTCATGTGTAAACTTTTATCAATGATTATACCTCTCATGCTCTTTCTAatgattttgatatattttttttccacAATAGCTTAGAAAAATATCTCCGAGATGAATATCAAATTCTTAGGGTAGGAAGTAGAAAGTCAACAATGATACCATCTCTATTTTGGACATTTTTGTTTGACCTGAATTCCTGGCTAAGCAATTAAGATTGCAGCATATCCTTCAATGGATTACAGTACTATTTACACGTGCTCATAGATGAATATTTTCATACCATTTTTCTTATGCAGAGATGGAAAATAGAAGCAGAAGCCAATGACGAGGCCGAAAGAATCCTTAGTTCTCAACCTATGCCTTCTGAGGACGTTTAATTTCGTATATGCAACTGGCTCGTGCTGCTGCATCATCACTTGAGCTTAACTCCCCAGCTTAATGGCCTATTATTCTTGACTGAGTAATAGAGCAGCAAGGGTCAACTTTGTCTGGAGAAggcttgcatttttttttttttgtctttttcttgtgatcatataTGGAAAAGGGTGTCAGTGTCAATGTGGCATCTGATGCAAATATCTTTGTTGCCACTGGAAAGTGAAAACATCCTTAGGGGTCCTAAAAACTACTGAAAATGCTACGTCAGACAGGAAAATTATTAATGAAAATCAATCATGTCACTTGTTGCATGATTTCCTCCCGCAGAACTTCTCCTTGACATGGGTTTAATTGGAGGTTTGGTATTGAATAATAGTACAATGAAAAAGAGTCGAGCAATGAAATATGCATCAAAAAAAACAAAGGCCAGCAGCAATTCAACCCGGCTTGATACCACTTAAATTATCCGTTTATGCAATGATGCCCAATCAACTAGGACCATCTTGCCAATGAGTCATAGCTCAGACGCCATATGTCCCCACTCCCTGCTAAGTGTTCTCAAGTTCGAGCCTCATCTAATGTAACTGGCCCAAAAAAAAAACGGACCACCTTCATTCTTCGTTGACAAATGAATGGGATAAAAGGAAGCTAATTCTTCGCTGACAAATGAATGGCATAAAAGGAATAGCTTCTGCTTGGCTCGATTCCACCGACCTATCCTATTGCAACCATCGATTCGCTAGAGATGAAGACTAGATGTGTGATAAGGCAGCATTTGTAGGTGCTAACGGCAGGAAAAGAACATATGCTAATCTGGTGATAAATGGTAGCACTGAGTCACAGTCTGATTCGGAAGACAGCTTGTCTAAAGATGAATATCGTGTTAGTATGGAAGAGGATTCTTTGTGGTGAGATTCTATAGCGAAGAAGACTACTGGAACGTATTAGAGGGAGGTCTATGGCTCCTCTTCGACCACTATCTGACCATACATCAATGGGCTCTTGACTTCAACGCATTTGGTGCTGAGATCAACAAAGTCACTGCTTGGGTTAGACTACCGGACTTGCCGATAGAGTACTACGATAAACAATTCTTGGAAACAGTAGGTGATCAAATAGGAAAGACGTTAAAGGTAGACATGAACACGGCTAACCGATCTCGAGGCAAGTTTGCAAGATTGTGTGTCGAGTTGGACCTAAGCAAGCTGCTGGAAGCTAAATACATTGTGAATGGTAGCACTTACTACATCGAATTTAGGGCTTCATATGATTTGTTTTAGTTGTGATTTGGCCATGTGCATGATAGCTGTATGAACACATCTGGTCAAGCTAACAGTAGAGAAGAAAGGGAGGATGTCCTGAA is a window from the Arachis stenosperma cultivar V10309 chromosome 3, arast.V10309.gnm1.PFL2, whole genome shotgun sequence genome containing:
- the LOC130969791 gene encoding uncharacterized protein LOC130969791 — encoded protein: MTLNLCSPCFSRLLLHHSSSPLNKLPETCANHSSNTLLPTLVFSSSPFLPFTSNNLSRASLSESHNEISQDAGQLDHYQLLLRVAASAKDADDALLMIAQNSSRNGGGVVSADDSSTIISAALQRNNSELALSIFYAMRSSLDSVGGNGPFVEGWKWSRPNAHVYTILIQGLAASLRVSDALRVLKYICEVGVSPGEEVRFGKVVRCPSCQIAVAVAQPQQGIQIVSCSKCRYQYELVSGDIVSIQSEEISMDITAWERGLRFLKLKKQSIPAAVHSMVVQTPSGMARTHRFATETVDIPAQEGERVTVAVAAPLNVYRKVGLFKFSPRAPDLYPGEAMCITNHKDGRESILLRAPTKEGNSSLLNPSVLFPLLAVFATGDAASGLIDPGLPQVLSVVAVSSLAVGATLNSVVFPQLKQLPQGSVEVTAIKQRLLSQYDVILSRIKDLKEAAEKEIWMLARMCQLENKISAVGEPSYRTRRSKVKRVRESLQNSLRGRIELIDSYARISSMIEIEVEMETDVLAAETASNADTITEQIEQIMEMENLEERWKIEAEANDEAERILSSQPMPSEDV